Below is a window of Candidatus Methylomirabilota bacterium DNA.
GACCTGGCTCCGCTGCTGGGGCTGCCGCCGCGCGAGGCCCGGGCGCAGACGCTCGGCCTCGTGCTCGGCCACGGCGCATGGCAGGCCGCCGCGGTGGTGGACACGGTGCTGGGGCTCGAGCCCCTGCAGCCGCGCGACGGAGGCGACCCGAACGGCACCAGCGTGGCGGGGGAAGACGGCTCGATCCCGGTACTGGACGCGGGCGTGATGTTGGCAGCGCTGCGCGGCGGCGCGATGGGCGCCGCCGGTGGGAACAACTAGCGGGCAAGGAGGCGGGGATGAAGCGGCGGACAGTGCTGCAGCTGTTGTCGGCGGGGGTGGGGAGCGGCGTCCTGGGCGGCCTGTCGGCGCGCGCGTGGGGCCAGGCCCCGGCCAGGAGCGCCGGCGAACCCGTGGTCGCGAGCGCGCCGGGCGTCACCAGCCGCGAGGTCCGCATCGGCATGAGTGCCGCGTTCAAGGGCACCGCCGCCGGCCTGGGCGCCGAGTTCTACCGCGGCGCGCAGGCCTACTACGACGAGGTGAACAGCCGCGGCGGGATCAACGGCCGCAACCTCGCGGTGATCGCCCTCGACGACGGCTACGAGCCCACCCCCTGCATCCGCAACACGCAGCAGCTGGTCGAGAAGGAGAACGTCTTCTTTCTCTCGAACTACGTGGGCACGCCCACGCTGACGCGCGCCCTACCCCTCATCAAGCGCTACACCGCGCAGCAGGTGATCCTGGTCGGCAACTTCACCGGGGCCCAGCCGCAGCGCGAGGCGCCCTACGTCGAGCACGTCTTCAACATCCGGGCGTCGTATCGCCAGGAGATGATGGCCCTCGTCGACCGCTTCTGGGACCAGGGGGCGCGCAAGTTCGGCGTCTTCTACCAGGTGGACGCCTACGGCCGCAGCGGCACGGACGGGGTGGCCCGCGGGCTGGCCCTCCGCAGCGCGCAGATTGCCGCCGAAGCCACCTACCGTCGCGGCGCCAAGTTCGAAGACGACATGGCGCCGGCGGTGCAGGAGCTGCGCAAGGCCGGTGTGGATGTGGTGCTCTGCACGGGCGCGTATCAGGGCTGCGGGGCCTTCGTGCGCGGTGCGCGCGACCTCGGATGGGGCGTCCCGATCGCCAACGTGTCCTTCGTGGGCTCGGACGCCATGCTCGCGCTGCTCCTGCAGCACGGCCGCACCACGGGTCGTGACTACACCGCCGCGCTGGTGAACTCGCAGGTGGTTCCGAGCTACGACGACGTGTCGCTGCCCGGCGTGGTCGAGTACCGCACCCTCATGGACCGTCACAAGCCGTCGGTGCCGGAGTCGCTGCGGGATCCCGCGTACACGGCGCAGAAGCTCTCGTTCATCAGCCTCGAGGGCTTCGTCAACGCCAAGGTGATCGTGGAGGGCATCCGCCGCGCCGGAGTCAATCCCACGCGCGCGAGCTTCCGCGCCGCGCTGGAGACCATGCGGAACGTGGATCTGGGCATCGCGGCGCCCCTGACCTTCGCCCCCGAGCGCCATCAGGGGCTCGACAACGTCTACTTCACCCGGGTCGAGAACGGCCGTTGGGTTCCGGTGCAGGACTGGAACGCCGCGATCAAGGCGTAGGAGGAACGGTGATGGCAGCGACGACGGAACAGGGGCGAGGCAAGGGGGAAGGGGAGGACGCGGCGGCGGCCATGCCGTCGGAGGCCCCGGTGCGGGCGCGCAGGCGCCGGTTCGGACTGCTCGCGAAGATCACGACGCTCCTGTTCCTCATCCTGGTCCCGCTCGCCGCCCTGACGTGGTGGATCTCGGTGCAGTCGCTCCGCGCAAACCTCACCGCCGAGTTCACCTCGAAGGGGAGCGCCATCGCCAAGGGTCTCGCCAACTCCGGGGTGGACCTCATCCTCACCCGCGACGCCTCCACCGTGCAGGCCCAGGTGGACCAGGTCGCCGGTATTACCGGCGTGGCCTACGTGATGGTGTACGACCCCCAGAAGACGCTCATCGCCCATACCTTCGCGCCGTTCGTGCCGCCCGGCCTCGTGGACCAGAACCTCGTGCCCGGCGACTGGCCGCAGAAGGTGCAGGACGTGTCGTTCAAGGACCCGGCCGGGGGGGCGCAGCGCGACGTCATCGACATCGCGGTGCCCGTGCTCGCAGGCCAGCTCGGCACCGTGCGGGTGGGCATGGATCGCTCCATCATCGTCGTCGCGGCGGCCCAGGCCGGCCGCACGCTCCTCCTGATGTTCGGTGGCTTCGCGGTGGTGGCGGCGGCGGCCGGCATGGTCTTCGCCCGCCGGGTGACCCGGCCCGTCCAGCAGCTCGTCCGCGTCGCCGAGCAGGTTGGTCGCGGTGACCTCTCCAAGCTCGCGCCCGTGCAGTCGCGGGACGAGATTGGCCAGCTCGCCGTCACCTTCAACGACTCCATCGTGCGGCTGCGCTCGCTGGTGCAGACGGTGGCCGAGCGCGACGCGGAGCGACGCCAGCGCCAGGAGCTGCAGGCCAACATCACCCGCTTCCTGGACGTAACCACCGAGGTGTCGCGCGGCGACCTCACGCGGCGGGGCGAGGTCACGTCCGACGTGCTCGGAAGCGTCGTCGACTCCATCAACGTCATGGTGGGCGAGATCGCCGCCATCCTCGTCGAGGTGCGCCAGGCCGCCCACCACGTGTCGAGCAGCGCCAACGAGATGATCGTGTCGATGGGCCAGATCGAGACGGGCTCGCGCGCCCAGGCGCGTGACGCCATGCAGGCCACCGGGACCGCCCAGCAGCTCGGCACCTCCGCGCGCACCGTGGCCAGCAGCGCGGATGCCTCAGCCCGCGCGGCCCGGCAGGGTCTGGAAGCCGCCCAGCACGGCGAGCAGGCGGTGCGGAACAGCCTGGAGAGCATGCAGCGCATCCGGGCCGAGGTGCAGGGCGTCTCCAAGAAGATCAAGGGCCTCGGCGAGCGATCGCTCGAGATCGCCGACATCGTCAACACCATCGACGACATCGCCGCGCAGACCAACCTGCTCGCCCTCAATGCCGCCATCGAGGCGGCGGGCGCCGGTGAGGCCGGCCTCCGCTTCGCGGTCGTGGCCGACGAGGTGCGGAAGCTCGCCGAGCGCTCGGCCAAGGCCACCAAGGACATCGCAGTCCTCATCAAGAACTTCCAGTCCGAGACGCAGCAGGCGGTGATCGCGATGGAGGAGGGGACGCGCGAAGTCGAGACGGGCTATCGCGTCGCGACCCAGGCCGGAGAGAGCCTCCGCGAAATCGCGGCGGTGTCGCAGAAGTCGGCGGGCCTGGCCCAGGAGATCTCTGTATCCACCCAGGACCAGGTGAAGGGCGCCGAGCACGTGGGCCTCGCCGTCCAGGCCATCGCCGGCGTGGCGTTGCAGACGGAGCAGGGCGTGGTCGAGACCCGCAAGACGGTGGACGACCTCGTGCAGCTGGCCGAGGAGCTGACCAAGGTGCTGTCACGCTTCAAGCTCGCGGTCTAGGAGAGACGGAAGGGGACGCCGCTCGCGACCATGACAGAGCAGCCGGATCGGGAGTTCTTGCTGAGCATCTTCCTCATGGAGGCCTGGGACACGGTCTCCATCCTCGAGGAAGGCGCTCCCGGTCTGCCCGCCGGCGACGATGTCGAGCCGCTGCTCGTGGTCGCGCATCGCCTCCGGGGCGCGGCCGCCCTCCACGGCTTCCCCGAGCTGGCCGCGGAGGCGGCTGCCATCGAGGACATGCTGGAGCGGGTGTCCGCGGCGGGCGCCGCCGAGCGCGTCGCAATCGCGGGCGCCCTCGGGGCCGCGGTGACGCGGCTGCGCGAGGGCCTCGAGCGCACCGGGACGACCCCGCCCGCCCCCGAACCGGGGCTCGCCGAGGCCGAGACGACCGACGCCCTGCTCACGGAGCTCGCCACGTTCTACGCGAGCAACACGGAGGTGCTGGAGTACTTCGGGCCCGAGGCGGTGGAGCACCTCGATACGATCGCGCACTCGCTGCTCGCCATCGAGGGGGGCGCCGATCCAAGGGCGGAGGCCGCTACGCTGTTCCGCGCGTTCCACACCCTCAAGGGAGCCGCGTTCACCGTGGGGTGCCGTGCCATCGGGGACTTCGCCCATCGCGTGGAGGACCTCCTCGTCGCCGTCCGGGAGGCGCGCCAGCCCTTCACCCCCGCGGTGGTGGAGGCGGTGTTCGCGAGTGCCGATGCCATCCGCCTCATGCTCGCGGCGGCGACCGAGCGCCCGCGCGGCCTGGACGCGGCGGCGCAGCGGGCGCGGGGGCTCATCGCCGCGCTCATGGTGGATGGCCGCGCCGCTGCGAAGGAGACGGCCGCGGAGGACGCGCACGTCCCCGAGACGGCGACCGCCTCCCCCCGCGTGGCGGTCGCGCCGGCCCCGCGCGCGAGCATCCGGGTCGCGGTGGACCGCCTGGACTCGCTGATGAACCTGGTCGGCGAGCTCATGGTCGCGCGGGCGCGTATGGACGAGCACCTCGCGCAGCTCGACCGAGTGGGCGAGCTCTTGCTCTGGAGTCGCACGCGCATGGGGGAGGCGGTGCGCGCCTTCGAGGGCAAGTACGAGTACACGCAGCTGCCCGCCATGGCCGGCGCGCGCGCCGGCGGCGGCACGGGCGTCCCGCCGCTGGGTCCCCCCACGACCGGCCACTCCAGCGCCCTCGTCCATGAGTTCGAGGAGCTCGAGTTCGATCGCTACGACGACTTCAATATCCTCTCGCGGCGCGTCGCGGAGGTCTCCGCCGATGTGGGCGAGGTGCAGGCGCAGCTGGCCGCGCTGGTGCGCATCGTGCGGGACGACGCCGCCCAGATGCAGCGTCTCACCTGGAGCTTGCGCGGCGAGATCACGCGCTCGCGCATGGTGCGCATCGGCACGCTCTTCGGCCGCTTCCTGCGTCGGATCCGCGCCATCGCGGCGGACACCGGCAAGTCGGTGGACGTGAAGGTCATGGGGGAGGGCGTCGAGCTCGACAACACCATCATCGAGCAGATCGCTGACCCGCTGCTGCACCTCGTCCAGAACGCGGTGTTTCACGGCATTGAGCCCGAGGCGGAGCGGACCGCCCAGGGGAAGCCCGCCCGCGGCACCCTCACCTTGCGTGCCTATCAGGAGGGCGGCTCGGTGTACGTGGAGGTGGAGGACGACGGGCGCGGCATCGCCGCCGACCGTCTGCGCGCGAGCGCCGTCCGGGGCGGCTTCCTGGACGTGCCGGGGGCCGCGCGGCTCAACGACCGCGAAGCGCTCGACCTCGTCTTCCTGCCGGGGTTCAGCACCGCCGAGGTCGCGACCTCGGTGGCCGGGCGGGGCATCGGCATGGACGTGGTCCGCACCAACGTGCTGCGGCTCGGTGGCGAGATCGACGTCGAGACCGAGGTCTCTGTAGGCACGCGCTTCACCCTCAAGCTGCCGCTCACCGTCCTCATCGGTCACGCGCTCGCCATCCGGGTCGGGAAGACGGAGCTCGCGGTCCCGGTCAGCGCGGTGCGCGGCCTCTACGCCGTGGACCCCGCGGATATGCACGCCGGACCCGAGGGCGAGACGGTGGAGCTCGAGGGGGATGTGCTCGATCTCATCCGGCTGGCCCGGGTGCTCGAGCTGTCCGGCGAGGCACCCTCCGGGCGCATCCCCGTGATGGGCCTGCGGGCGGGCCGCCGGGTCGTTGCCGTCGCCGTCGACGAGTTCCTCGGCAAGCAGGAGATCGTCATCAAGAGCCTCGGCGCCTTCCTGGAGGACGCTGGGCCCTGGGCCGGCGCCAGCATCGCGGGCGATGGACGGATGGTGCTGCTTCTCGATCCCAACCGCCTGGTCGAGCGCGTGCGGGGGGCCGGCCGATCCGAGGGGCGGCCCACCGTCGAGACGCCGTCGCTTTCGCCGTCCGGACGGCCGGGCCGCGTGCTCGTGGTGGACGACTCCCTCAGCGTCCGGAAGTTCGTGGGCATGATGCTGGAGCGCGCCGGCCTCGAGGTCCGCCTGGCCTCGGACGGGCACGAAGCGCTGGGTCTCCTCGCCGAGGCGGCGAGCGACCTCGTCGTCACTGATCTCGAGATGCCCCGGGTGAACGGCTTCGAGCTGATCACCGACCTGCGCCGTCGGCCGGAAACGCGCGACATCCCGGTCATCGTGCTGACCACGCGCGCCGGCGAGAAGCATCTGGCGCTCGCGCGCAAGCTGGGGGTGGAGCACTACGTGACCAAGCCCGTGGACGAGCGCGCGTTCGTCGCGCTGGCCTTGAGCCTGGTGCCGCAGGGCGCCCGGGGGGCCCGGCCGTGAAGGTCCGGGGCCATGGGATGGATGGAGCGGTCAGCACCCCCGTGCGGGTGCTGGTGGCGGGCGAGTCGCGCGCCATGCGCAGCGCGCTCCGTCGCATGCTGGGCGCGGATCGACGCCTCGACGTGGTCGGGCTGGCGAGCGACGCCGATGAGGTCCTCCGCTCGGTCATCCGTCTTCGACCCGACGTGATCGTGGTCGACGTCGGGATGGATCCCTCCGATGCCCTCGCGACGATCGACCGGGTCATGGCCGAACATCCGACAGCCATGGTCGTGATGAGCGCGGCCACGCCGGAGGGCGGCGAGTCGGCCATCCGCGCGCTCGAGCTGGGAGCCGTGGACGTACTCGCGAAGCCCAGCTGGAGCGTGGACCCCGGGCTGAGCGCGCTCGCCGACGAGATGGTCCGCAAGATCCTGACCGCCTCGCGCGTGCGACCGGCGCGCGTCGCGGCGGCGCGCCCGGGCGAGCGGCCGCCCGCCGCCTCGCACCCGAGCCTGCCCACCTTCGGCGTGCCCGCCAACGACCAGGGCTGGACTCCCTGCGTGGTGATCGCCGCATCCACCGGCGGGCCGGCCGCGCTGCTCTCGCTGATCCCTGAGCTGCCGAAGGAGCTGCCCGCCTCGGTGCTCGTGGTGCAGCACATGCCCGCGCCCTATACCTACACGTTCGCCCACATGCTGAACGACCGCGCGGCCATCGAGGTGCGCGAGGCTGCCGAGGGCGACCGCCTGGCGCGGGGGCAAGCCTTCGTCTGCCCGGGCTCGCGGCATCTCACCGTCGACGCGCGCGGCACGGTGTGGCTTCGCCCCGCGCAGAGCTCGTCCCAGGACTCGCCGTCCGCCGACCTGGCGATGACGTCCGTGGCGGAGCAGGCGGCGGGCCTCGCCATCGGCGTGGTGCTCACCGGGATGGGCCGCGATGCCGCGCTCGGCGCCGCCGCCATCCGGAAGAGCGGCGGCATCGTGATCGCGCAGGACGAGGCGTCCTCGGCGGTGTACGGGATGCCGCGCGCTGCCGCCGACATGGGCTGCGTCGACGCGATGGTGCCCCTGTCCGGGCTGCCCGAGACGGTGCTGGCCTGCGTGGGCGATCTGCTGAGCCATCACCTGCGGATGGGCCATGCCTCTTAGCCCGAGCCGTGTCGCGCCGCGGCCCCACCACATCCCGACCCTGCGGGGGCGCTACCTGCTCTTCGCGGTTCACGGCCGCACCTACGCGGTGGAGGCGTCGTGCGTGAAGCAGGTGCGCCGTGGTGAGGGGGCGCTGGACGGTGACCTCTTGTTCCTCGGCACGCCGTACACGGTGATCGACCTGCGCGCGCTCCTGGGCTTCCCCGAGTGGACCGGTGCCGCCGAGGGACCGCACGGCCGCGTGGCAGTGCTGGTGGTCGGTGCCGGGCTGTCCGGTGCGCTCCTCGTGGACGCCATCGTCAATCTGGTCCTGCTGCCCCTCGACGTCATCGGCTCCGTGCCGCTCGACTTCTCCGCGCCTGAGCGGCGCTGGCTTCGCGGGCTCGCCCACGTGGACGGCCGCGAGATCCCGGTGCTCGACGTGGAGGCGCTGCTGCCATACCGCCTGGAGAGGAGATATGCCCAAGGTCTTGCTGGTTGATCCCGAGCCGGATAGCCGCGGCGCGTTCGAGCGCGCCCTGCGGGGTGACGGCTACGAGGTCTCCGTCGCGACGAGCGGATCATTCGCCCTGACGCAGATCGAGTGGGATCGGCCTCACGTCATCGTCACCCAGGCGCGGGTGGACGACATGGACGGCTGCGAGCTGTTCGGGCTCGTGCGGAGCGACCCGAAGACCAGGGAAATTCCGTTCCTGCTCGTTGCCGGGCTGGAGCGGCACATCGCCGCGCAGGCCGCCGCGCACGGGGTCGACCGGCTCTGCACGGGCCACGTGAGCATGCGTGTCTTCCTGGACGGTGTGCGCGCGCTGCTCACGGGCGAGCCGGCGGCGGGCGCCGCCGCGCCGGCGGCGAGCGCTGCGCCGAAGGAGCCGCCGGCCCAGGTGATGCGGGGCACGCTCGACGTCATGGACCTGCCCGCGCTCGCCCAGGCCATCGCGATGGGCGGCAAGACGGGCCGACTGACGGTGACCCTGACTCCGGGCGTGGGCGTGCTCGAGTTCGAGGGCGGCCAGCTGGTCCACGCCGAGTACGGCGGGGAGAGCGGAGAGCAGGCCTTCACCGACTTGGTCTGCGCCTCGCAGGCGGAGGGCGCCGGGGACTTCTGCTTCTCACCGGTCGCGCGCGGCCAGACGGGCAAGCTGCCCCGGACGGTACACCGGAGCGTGGATCGGTTGCTCCTGCGCATCGCCGCAGGCATCGATGAGGGCCGCGCGGCCCTCGAGACAATCGAACCGGCCGCCCCCGGGCGCGCCGCGAAAGGGCGGGCCTAGGTCATGGCAAAGGTCCTGGTCGTGGACGATTCGCTGAGCGTGCGCAAGGTCGTGGAGCGCGCGCTGGTCGCCCGCCAGCTCGAAGTGGTCTCGGCGGCGTCCGGCAACGAAGCCATCGCACAGATCGAGCGCGAGCTGCCCGATCTGGTGGTGTGCGACGTCGTGATGCCCGACCGCGACGGCTACGAGATCTGCCGCTTCGTGAAGTCGCATCCCAAGCTCGGGCGGGTGCCGGTGCTGCTGATCTCCGGCATTGTCAACGGGACCGTCCTCGAGCAGGCCGCGGAGGCCCGGTCCGACGACGTGCTGCGCAAGCCCTTCGAGGCGGCCGAGCTGGTCCGCAAGGTTTCCGAGCTCCTGGCCGGCAACGGCGCCTCCGGCCGCCCGGCGACGGCGCGCCTGGACGCGCCCGCCGCCAACGGCGCGCCCGTGCCGGCAGCGCAGCCGGCGCCGGCGACCGTGCCCGTTCCGCCCGCGGCGCCGCCGATCACGCCGCAGTCGGTCGCCGCCATTCTGAGCCGCGCGCGTAGCGGCGAGCCCTCGACCCCGCCCGCCGGGTGGACTCCGCCTGCCCCCGCCCCCCGCGTGGAGCCGGCCGCGGCGGCGCGCCCGCCTGCCCCGCTCGCGCCGGATCTCCGCACGGCGCTCGCGCAGTTCATGACCGCCTCGGGCGCCGACTGGGCGGCGCTCAGCGATCGCGAGGGCTTTCTCATCGAGGCGGCCGGGGCCGCGTGGTCCGAGGTCGAGATCGCCTCGGCCATGGCGGCCTGTCTGGTGGAGTCCTCCGAAGGCATCGGCCGCGAGCTCGGCCGGGGCGGCCTCGGCGCGATGCTCGTGGAATACGAGAAGGGATCCGTGCTGCTTCACACCGTGGGCTCGACGGCAGTGCTGGCCGTGATGCTCAAGGACGCGGCCGCGCTCGGGAAGGTCCGCTACTACGTGAAGCGGTTCCTGCCCGACCTGGCGCGGTTCGTCTGAGGGGGGCGAGAACGCGATGAAGAGCCTGGTCCTGACGCTCGCGAATCTGGCCGGATATGCCGTGACGGCCCTGGCGCTGTTCGCGCTCCTGCCCGTCGCCGATCTCTCGCTGCCCTGGTGGGTCGCGCTGGCCGCGCCCGCCATCGTGTACACGCTCGTGGTGACGATGTGCTGCCCACGCGCCAACACCGCCGAGGCGATCGGCATCGTGGCGCTGCTCTTCCTCGCGCACGCGGCGCTCGCTTCCGCCACCGGCATGGTCTACGCGGCCTTGACCGAGCTGCCGTACCCCACCGCGCTCGCGCTCACGGCGTGGCAGTACCTGCCCGCGCCCGTGCTGCAGGTGCTCTGCGTGTCGCTGATGGTGCTGCCGTTCCGCGCGTTCTATGCGCCGCCGCGCGCGCGCCGTCGCGGCCGCTCCGGCGTGTCGCCCGCCGCCGCGCTGGGTGTCGGGTCCTCGGGGAACCCGCGCCACGTCGCCCCCGAGCTGCCGCCGAGCCCGTTCGCGACGCCTGAGCTCCCGCCGTCCTCGCCGGCGCTGGCTGGCGCGACTCCCGAAGGCTTCGGCCTGCCCGCGCCCATCGCGGGAGGCTCGCGGCGGGAGGGCGCCGAGCGGGTGGAGGAGGTCGTCTCGATCCCGTTCGCGCGTATCGCCGATCAGCTTCCCGCCGGCGCGTTCACCATTTCCCCCGATCGGCTCGGCGCCAAC
It encodes the following:
- a CDS encoding chemotaxis protein CheW encodes the protein MASTRACAFTLAGHRFAVDVADAREVVVFESITPLPLAPSFVLGLANLRGSVMPVVDLAPLLGLPPREARAQTLGLVLGHGAWQAAAVVDTVLGLEPLQPRDGGDPNGTSVAGEDGSIPVLDAGVMLAALRGGAMGAAGGNN
- a CDS encoding methyl-accepting chemotaxis protein; amino-acid sequence: MAATTEQGRGKGEGEDAAAAMPSEAPVRARRRRFGLLAKITTLLFLILVPLAALTWWISVQSLRANLTAEFTSKGSAIAKGLANSGVDLILTRDASTVQAQVDQVAGITGVAYVMVYDPQKTLIAHTFAPFVPPGLVDQNLVPGDWPQKVQDVSFKDPAGGAQRDVIDIAVPVLAGQLGTVRVGMDRSIIVVAAAQAGRTLLLMFGGFAVVAAAAGMVFARRVTRPVQQLVRVAEQVGRGDLSKLAPVQSRDEIGQLAVTFNDSIVRLRSLVQTVAERDAERRQRQELQANITRFLDVTTEVSRGDLTRRGEVTSDVLGSVVDSINVMVGEIAAILVEVRQAAHHVSSSANEMIVSMGQIETGSRAQARDAMQATGTAQQLGTSARTVASSADASARAARQGLEAAQHGEQAVRNSLESMQRIRAEVQGVSKKIKGLGERSLEIADIVNTIDDIAAQTNLLALNAAIEAAGAGEAGLRFAVVADEVRKLAERSAKATKDIAVLIKNFQSETQQAVIAMEEGTREVETGYRVATQAGESLREIAAVSQKSAGLAQEISVSTQDQVKGAEHVGLAVQAIAGVALQTEQGVVETRKTVDDLVQLAEELTKVLSRFKLAV
- a CDS encoding DUF4388 domain-containing protein, producing MPKVLLVDPEPDSRGAFERALRGDGYEVSVATSGSFALTQIEWDRPHVIVTQARVDDMDGCELFGLVRSDPKTREIPFLLVAGLERHIAAQAAAHGVDRLCTGHVSMRVFLDGVRALLTGEPAAGAAAPAASAAPKEPPAQVMRGTLDVMDLPALAQAIAMGGKTGRLTVTLTPGVGVLEFEGGQLVHAEYGGESGEQAFTDLVCASQAEGAGDFCFSPVARGQTGKLPRTVHRSVDRLLLRIAAGIDEGRAALETIEPAAPGRAAKGRA
- a CDS encoding chemotaxis protein CheW, which encodes MPLSPSRVAPRPHHIPTLRGRYLLFAVHGRTYAVEASCVKQVRRGEGALDGDLLFLGTPYTVIDLRALLGFPEWTGAAEGPHGRVAVLVVGAGLSGALLVDAIVNLVLLPLDVIGSVPLDFSAPERRWLRGLAHVDGREIPVLDVEALLPYRLERRYAQGLAG
- a CDS encoding hybrid sensor histidine kinase/response regulator, encoding MTEQPDREFLLSIFLMEAWDTVSILEEGAPGLPAGDDVEPLLVVAHRLRGAAALHGFPELAAEAAAIEDMLERVSAAGAAERVAIAGALGAAVTRLREGLERTGTTPPAPEPGLAEAETTDALLTELATFYASNTEVLEYFGPEAVEHLDTIAHSLLAIEGGADPRAEAATLFRAFHTLKGAAFTVGCRAIGDFAHRVEDLLVAVREARQPFTPAVVEAVFASADAIRLMLAAATERPRGLDAAAQRARGLIAALMVDGRAAAKETAAEDAHVPETATASPRVAVAPAPRASIRVAVDRLDSLMNLVGELMVARARMDEHLAQLDRVGELLLWSRTRMGEAVRAFEGKYEYTQLPAMAGARAGGGTGVPPLGPPTTGHSSALVHEFEELEFDRYDDFNILSRRVAEVSADVGEVQAQLAALVRIVRDDAAQMQRLTWSLRGEITRSRMVRIGTLFGRFLRRIRAIAADTGKSVDVKVMGEGVELDNTIIEQIADPLLHLVQNAVFHGIEPEAERTAQGKPARGTLTLRAYQEGGSVYVEVEDDGRGIAADRLRASAVRGGFLDVPGAARLNDREALDLVFLPGFSTAEVATSVAGRGIGMDVVRTNVLRLGGEIDVETEVSVGTRFTLKLPLTVLIGHALAIRVGKTELAVPVSAVRGLYAVDPADMHAGPEGETVELEGDVLDLIRLARVLELSGEAPSGRIPVMGLRAGRRVVAVAVDEFLGKQEIVIKSLGAFLEDAGPWAGASIAGDGRMVLLLDPNRLVERVRGAGRSEGRPTVETPSLSPSGRPGRVLVVDDSLSVRKFVGMMLERAGLEVRLASDGHEALGLLAEAASDLVVTDLEMPRVNGFELITDLRRRPETRDIPVIVLTTRAGEKHLALARKLGVEHYVTKPVDERAFVALALSLVPQGARGARP
- a CDS encoding ABC transporter substrate-binding protein, which translates into the protein MKRRTVLQLLSAGVGSGVLGGLSARAWGQAPARSAGEPVVASAPGVTSREVRIGMSAAFKGTAAGLGAEFYRGAQAYYDEVNSRGGINGRNLAVIALDDGYEPTPCIRNTQQLVEKENVFFLSNYVGTPTLTRALPLIKRYTAQQVILVGNFTGAQPQREAPYVEHVFNIRASYRQEMMALVDRFWDQGARKFGVFYQVDAYGRSGTDGVARGLALRSAQIAAEATYRRGAKFEDDMAPAVQELRKAGVDVVLCTGAYQGCGAFVRGARDLGWGVPIANVSFVGSDAMLALLLQHGRTTGRDYTAALVNSQVVPSYDDVSLPGVVEYRTLMDRHKPSVPESLRDPAYTAQKLSFISLEGFVNAKVIVEGIRRAGVNPTRASFRAALETMRNVDLGIAAPLTFAPERHQGLDNVYFTRVENGRWVPVQDWNAAIKA
- the cheB gene encoding chemotaxis-specific protein-glutamate methyltransferase CheB, translated to MKVRGHGMDGAVSTPVRVLVAGESRAMRSALRRMLGADRRLDVVGLASDADEVLRSVIRLRPDVIVVDVGMDPSDALATIDRVMAEHPTAMVVMSAATPEGGESAIRALELGAVDVLAKPSWSVDPGLSALADEMVRKILTASRVRPARVAAARPGERPPAASHPSLPTFGVPANDQGWTPCVVIAASTGGPAALLSLIPELPKELPASVLVVQHMPAPYTYTFAHMLNDRAAIEVREAAEGDRLARGQAFVCPGSRHLTVDARGTVWLRPAQSSSQDSPSADLAMTSVAEQAAGLAIGVVLTGMGRDAALGAAAIRKSGGIVIAQDEASSAVYGMPRAAADMGCVDAMVPLSGLPETVLACVGDLLSHHLRMGHAS
- a CDS encoding response regulator encodes the protein MAKVLVVDDSLSVRKVVERALVARQLEVVSAASGNEAIAQIERELPDLVVCDVVMPDRDGYEICRFVKSHPKLGRVPVLLISGIVNGTVLEQAAEARSDDVLRKPFEAAELVRKVSELLAGNGASGRPATARLDAPAANGAPVPAAQPAPATVPVPPAAPPITPQSVAAILSRARSGEPSTPPAGWTPPAPAPRVEPAAAARPPAPLAPDLRTALAQFMTASGADWAALSDREGFLIEAAGAAWSEVEIASAMAACLVESSEGIGRELGRGGLGAMLVEYEKGSVLLHTVGSTAVLAVMLKDAAALGKVRYYVKRFLPDLARFV